The nucleotide sequence TTCTTATGGGTATTTGTGGTATCAGTCCTTAGTATCCCTATGTTGTACATCAAAAACCAATACGGACATTTAGCGTGGATATTCCACATTACTAGTTTCTTTATCATCAGTACTGTTATCTTGTTTATTTGCTATTGGTTTACTTATAAGAACCTGCAAGGAAAGACCTTCGACGACTTTTTAAACTACATCAAACTGTTTGTAACGTTCTTCTCAGTAGCCTTAGGTTTCTCTTTCCATAACACTGTTGCAGTACTCGAAGGACACACAGGTAAACGCAGTGAGTTTGTGCGTACCCCTAAATTCAATATCAATGCACTCTCCGATAGCTGGAAAAACAACAAATACATCAATACCAAACTATCGCCTAATATGATAGTAGAATTCTTACTAATGTTGTATTTCCTCTTTGGATTATACAGTGCCGTTCGTCTTAACGACTTTGGTATGTTCCCATTCCACTGTATGCTTACCCTAGGTTTTGGATTTGTATTCTTCAAATCACTTACCTCAAAAGCTTAATTGATTAGTATATTTGTAAATTAGCAAATGAATGTATAAAATAAAGGGTTGTCTTGAATAATAGGCAACCCTTTTTTATCTTATCTCTTACCTAAAACAATGAACTTAGAAACTTTCAGAGACTTTTGCTTGTCCTTACCACATACTACTGAAGATATGCCTTTCGGCGAGGACATATTGGCTTTTCGCATTTGTGGAAGAATATTCGTGCTTACGAATTTAGAAAGCGTCCCTTTGAGGGCAAGTCTCAAATGCAACCCTGAGCGCGCTTTGGAGCTTCGTGAGCAATACCCTGAAAAGATTGTAGCAGGCTATCACTTAAACAAAAAACTTTGGAATACAGTTTTGGTAGAGAGCCTCCCTCCCACTCTTATTGAAGAAATGGTACAACATTCTTACGAAGAAGTACTCGCCAAAGTATCTAAAAAGAAAAAGAACTTATAACAAATCAATAGTATGAGACAAAAATTTACTTTGATTACTTTGGGCGTTCGCGATTTTCAAAAAGCCCTTAGTTTCTACGAGGGCTTAGGTTGGCAAAAATCAGATAAAAGTATGGAAAACTATGCTCTTTTTCCTTTGGGAGGCATCGTATTGGGGCTTTACCCCTTAGAAGAACTTTTAGAAGATACTACTTTGCCTTATGAACCAAGTTCGTTTGCAGGAATGACTATCAGCTACAATGCTACCTCGGAAGCGGAAGTAGACGCTGTATTAGCCAAAGTTAAAGAATTAGGAGCAACTATAATAAAACCTGCTCAAAAAGTATTTTGGGGTGGCTATAGCGGTTACTTTAAAGATTTAGACGGTTATGTGTTTGAAGTCGCTTATAATCCTTTTTGGGAGTTCGATGAGAATAACAATCTTAAATTGTAGACAATGAAAACACGTATTACAGAACTTTTTAATATTCAATATCCTATTATTCAGGGAGGAATGATATGGGCAAGTGGTTGGCGATTGGCTTCAGCAGTGAGCAATGCAGGCGGTTTAGGACTATTGGGCGCAGGCTCTATGCACCCCGAAACCCTTACAGAACACATACGTAAGTGTAAAGCGGCTACCGATAAACCTTTTGGAGTGAATATTCCTATTATGTACCCCGAAATGGACAAAGCTATTGAAGTGATTTTGCGCGAAGGGGTAAAGATTGTATTTACTTCGGCAGGAAATCCGGCTACCTATACGTCTTTATTGCAAAAAGGAGGCATAAAAGTAGCTCACGTAGTGAGCAGTAGTAAGTTTGCTCTTAAAGCCCAAGTTGCCGGCGTAGATGCTGTGGTAGCTGAGGGCTTTGAAGCGGGCGGTCACAACGGACGTGAAGAAACTAGCACAATGGTGCTCATTCCTGCTGTACGCAAAGTATTAAATATTCCTCTCATTGCTGCAGGGGGAATTGCTACAGGTAGCGGAATGCTTGCTGCCCTTGCCTTAGGTGCCGAAGGGGTACAGATAGGTAGTAGGTTTGTGGCTACTACCGAGGCTTCTGTACACCCTAATTTTAAAGAAAGAGTTGTAGCAGCCGGCGAAGGTGATACAGAACTTACGTTAAAGGAATTAGCTCCTGTACGTTTGCTTAAAAACGGCTTCTATAAGGAAGTAAAAGAACTCTACAACACTCAGCAAGCTACTGTCGAAAACCTTAAAGCCTTAGTAGGTAATCGCCGTACCAAACAAGGAATGTTTGAAGGAGACGTAGAACAAGGCGAGTTAGAAATAGGACAAGTAGCGAGTCTCATTACCCAAGTGCAAAGCGTAAAAGAGGTTATTGATGAGATGGTGGTGGAATACAGGAGAAGTATTAAGAAATTACCTCATTGATAAAATAGTATTATTAGAATATTTGTCATTATTGTTATTTACCGTACTTTTGCACCCTAAAATTATACAATAAATATATATGAAAGCAGGAATTGTAGGACTGCCCAACGTGGGGAAGTCTACTTTATTTAATTGTTTATCAAATGCTAAAGCACAGAGTGCTAACTTCCCTTTTTGTACTATAGAGCCTAACTTGGGTGTTGTAAACGTACCTGACCCCCGTTTAGAGAAACTCGAAAGCCTTGTGAAACCTGAGCGTGTAATGCCTGCAACGGTAGAGATTGTAGACATAGCTGGACTAGTGAAAGGCGCCAGTAAAGGCGAAGGTTTGGGTAACCAATTTTTGGGAAATATACGTGAGTGTAATGCGATTATTCACGTATTGCGTTGTTTTGAGAATGACAACATCGTACACGTTGATGGAAGTGTAGACCCTATACGCGATAAAGAAACTATTGATATAGAATTGCAGTTAAAAGACCTTGAAACGGTTGAAAAACGCTTGGATAAAGTAACGCGTGCAGCGAAAGCAGGCGATAAGAAAGTGGCGAAAGAAATGGATTTGCTCAACCGTGTAAAAGAGGCTTTGCTCACGGGGGTTTCGGCTCGTGCCGTGCAAGTAAGCGATGAAGAAAAAGAATTGCTGGACAGCTTCCAACTGCTCACTACCAAGCCTGTGCTATATGTGTGCAATGTAGATGAAAAATCGGCTAAAAATGGGAACGCTTATGTGGAACAAGTGAAAGATGCCGTAAAAGGTGAAGATGCCGAAGTGATTGTATTGGCAGTAGCCACTGAAGCTGACATCACCGAATTGGAAAGTTACGAAGAACGCCAAATGTTCTTGGAGGATATAGGTTTAGAAGAACCAGGAGCCTCTAAACTCATTCGTGCAGCCTATCACCTGCTGAACCTACAAACTTATTTCACCGCAGGGGTAAAAGAAGTGCGTGCGTGGACGATTCATCAAGGAGACACTGCTCCTCAAGCCGCAGGGGTAATTCACACCGATTTTGAGAAAGGATTTATTCGTGCTGAGGTAATCCCTTATAATGATTTTATTACTTATGGCAGTGAGGCTAAAGTAAAAGAAGCTGGTAAAATGCGCGTGGAAGGTAAAGAATATATCGTGAAAGACGGCGATATTATGCACTTCCGCTTTAACGTATAAAAAAGTCGGTAAGCAGATTCCCATCGCTTACCGACAAAAATAATTCTAAATTAAATAATCTTTATGGTTCAACTTTGTGCTTGAAAAGCAATCGCTTTTAAAAGACAAGGCAAAGATATGGCAATATTCTATTAGAAACAATATAAATTAGCTAATTAGGTAATTTGTTAGTAGTGTTCATCAGTAATTTTGCTAATTGGTAAATTATTTATATCTTTGCCGAGAAGTTAGAAAATAAAAAGTTCATTATATGAGAAAAAAAATTGTAGCAGGGAACTGGAAAATGAACAACGACCTTAACAAGTCGTTAGCACTTATTTCCGACCTATTGAAAAAAGTACCTCAAACAAATGCTGAGGTAATGATTGCCCCTACCTTTGTAAACCTTATTCCAGCTGTAGAAGCAGTAAAAGGTAGCCACATCGAAGTAATTGCGCAAAATATGCACTTTGCTGAAAACGGTGCTTACACGGGAGAGATTTCGGCTGAAATGTTAGGCAGTATTGGGGTAAAAACTACTATTTTAGGACACTCTGAGCGCCGCGCTTACTTTAACGAAACTGATGAGAGTTTAGCTAAAAAAGTGAACACAGCCCTTAAACACAATATGCGTGTAGTGTTCTGTATTGGTGAAGAGTTAGCTGACCGCAAAGCTAATAAGCACTTTGATGTGGTAGGTAGCCAAATCAAAAATGGTTTGTTCCACTTGCCTGCTGAGGCTTGGCAACATATTGTATTGGCTTACGAACCTGTATGGGCTATTGGTACAGGCGAAACCGCTACTCCTGACCAAGCACAAGAAATTCACCACTTTATTCGTAAAACTATTGCTGACAAATACGGCAAAGGGGTTGCTGATAAAGTATCTATCTTGTATGGAGGTAGTGTAAAACCGGATAATGCAAAAGAAATCTTTGCAAAAGAAGATGTAGATGGCGGACTCATAGGTGGGGCTGCCCTTAAAGCTGATGATTTTGTTACTATTATCAAAAGCATTTAAAAGTTATTATTCCTTTTATAACGACTGTCCAATGAACTTTGTTCTTGGGCAGTCTTCTTTATGTAAATTAAAATATGATACAAAACGACTTATTCTTAAGAGTACTCAACGGTGAGGTTACTGAACGACCGCCTGTGTGGATGATGCGTCAAGCAGGACGTTATTTGCCCGAATTTAGAGCTTTACGCGATAAATACGACTTCTTTACGCGCTGTCAGACACCGGAGCTGGCTGCGGAAATCACCGTACAACCGGTAGATATAGTAGGGGTAGATGCTGCCATATTGTTTTCGGACATATTGGTAGTGCCTCAGGCTATGAATATAGAAGTAGAGATGAAAAAAGGCGTGGGACCGTGGTTGCCAAAGCCTATCCGTACGGCTAAAGATGTGGAACAAGCGATTGTGCCTAATATTGAAGAGCGTTTGGGCTACGTAATGGAGGCAGTAAAGCTCACTAAGCAAATGCTAAACAATCGTGTGCCCTTAATTGGCTTTGCAGGTTCGCCTTGGACGATTTTCTGTTATGCGGTGGAAGGCTCAGGTTCACGTGATTTTTCGACGGCTAAGGAGCTTTGTTTTACGCAGCCTTCGGTAGCACACAGCTTATTGCAAAAGATTACTGACACAACGATTCTTTACCTAAAAGAAAAAGTAAAAGCAGGGGTAGATGCCGTACAGCTTTTTGATAGCTGGGGAGGAGTGTTAGCTCCTGACGACTATCGCACATTCTCGTGGCAATACCTCAACCAAATAGTAGAAGCTCTTGCTCCTTTTACCAAAGTGATTGTCTTCGCGAAAGGCTGTTGGTATGCTTTGCCTGAAATGGCAACTTCTAATGCAGCTGCTTTGGGTGTGGACTGGACGTGCGCCCCTGAAATAGCGCGCGAACTTACAAGAGGTAAAAAAGTATTACAAGGTAACTTCGACCCCTCACGACTCTTAGCACCTCCTGCCGAAATCAAACAGAAGGTGAAAGAGATGATAGATGCTTTTGGAAAAGACCATTATATCGCTAACTTAGGGCACGGTATCTTACCTAATGTGCCCGTAGAAAACGCTATTGCTTTTGTAGAGGCAGTAAAAT is from Capnocytophaga ochracea DSM 7271 and encodes:
- a CDS encoding MmcQ/YjbR family DNA-binding protein, which codes for MNLETFRDFCLSLPHTTEDMPFGEDILAFRICGRIFVLTNLESVPLRASLKCNPERALELREQYPEKIVAGYHLNKKLWNTVLVESLPPTLIEEMVQHSYEEVLAKVSKKKKNL
- a CDS encoding VOC family protein, with protein sequence MRQKFTLITLGVRDFQKALSFYEGLGWQKSDKSMENYALFPLGGIVLGLYPLEELLEDTTLPYEPSSFAGMTISYNATSEAEVDAVLAKVKELGATIIKPAQKVFWGGYSGYFKDLDGYVFEVAYNPFWEFDENNNLKL
- a CDS encoding NAD(P)H-dependent flavin oxidoreductase, which produces MKTRITELFNIQYPIIQGGMIWASGWRLASAVSNAGGLGLLGAGSMHPETLTEHIRKCKAATDKPFGVNIPIMYPEMDKAIEVILREGVKIVFTSAGNPATYTSLLQKGGIKVAHVVSSSKFALKAQVAGVDAVVAEGFEAGGHNGREETSTMVLIPAVRKVLNIPLIAAGGIATGSGMLAALALGAEGVQIGSRFVATTEASVHPNFKERVVAAGEGDTELTLKELAPVRLLKNGFYKEVKELYNTQQATVENLKALVGNRRTKQGMFEGDVEQGELEIGQVASLITQVQSVKEVIDEMVVEYRRSIKKLPH
- the ychF gene encoding redox-regulated ATPase YchF; translated protein: MKAGIVGLPNVGKSTLFNCLSNAKAQSANFPFCTIEPNLGVVNVPDPRLEKLESLVKPERVMPATVEIVDIAGLVKGASKGEGLGNQFLGNIRECNAIIHVLRCFENDNIVHVDGSVDPIRDKETIDIELQLKDLETVEKRLDKVTRAAKAGDKKVAKEMDLLNRVKEALLTGVSARAVQVSDEEKELLDSFQLLTTKPVLYVCNVDEKSAKNGNAYVEQVKDAVKGEDAEVIVLAVATEADITELESYEERQMFLEDIGLEEPGASKLIRAAYHLLNLQTYFTAGVKEVRAWTIHQGDTAPQAAGVIHTDFEKGFIRAEVIPYNDFITYGSEAKVKEAGKMRVEGKEYIVKDGDIMHFRFNV
- the tpiA gene encoding triose-phosphate isomerase, with the translated sequence MRKKIVAGNWKMNNDLNKSLALISDLLKKVPQTNAEVMIAPTFVNLIPAVEAVKGSHIEVIAQNMHFAENGAYTGEISAEMLGSIGVKTTILGHSERRAYFNETDESLAKKVNTALKHNMRVVFCIGEELADRKANKHFDVVGSQIKNGLFHLPAEAWQHIVLAYEPVWAIGTGETATPDQAQEIHHFIRKTIADKYGKGVADKVSILYGGSVKPDNAKEIFAKEDVDGGLIGGAALKADDFVTIIKSI
- the hemE gene encoding uroporphyrinogen decarboxylase, coding for MIQNDLFLRVLNGEVTERPPVWMMRQAGRYLPEFRALRDKYDFFTRCQTPELAAEITVQPVDIVGVDAAILFSDILVVPQAMNIEVEMKKGVGPWLPKPIRTAKDVEQAIVPNIEERLGYVMEAVKLTKQMLNNRVPLIGFAGSPWTIFCYAVEGSGSRDFSTAKELCFTQPSVAHSLLQKITDTTILYLKEKVKAGVDAVQLFDSWGGVLAPDDYRTFSWQYLNQIVEALAPFTKVIVFAKGCWYALPEMATSNAAALGVDWTCAPEIARELTRGKKVLQGNFDPSRLLAPPAEIKQKVKEMIDAFGKDHYIANLGHGILPNVPVENAIAFVEAVKSYRL